From Vitis vinifera cultivar Pinot Noir 40024 chromosome 14, ASM3070453v1, a single genomic window includes:
- the LOC100242777 gene encoding protein DETOXIFICATION 12: MGVEKMQLGSREEKRCEEVTWGGFAGELKKVGCLAAPMVVATVSQYLLQVASVVMVGHLGQVSLSAVAIATALTNVTGFSLLSGLAGGLETLCGQAYGAHQYGKLGIYTYSATISLAFVCLPICLLWIFMDKLLILIGQDPLIAHEARNYSIWLIPGLYGSAILKPLVRYLQTQSLIFPMLISSLIILGLHIPICWSLVFKLELGNVGAAVAISISSWLNVVLLVLYVKYSSACEKTRMSFSKDAFFVMGEFFHFAVPAAVMVCLKWWSCELLTLLSGLLPNPKLESSILAICLTITTLHFTIPYGLGAVASTRVSNELGAGNPQAARVAVWAVMFLAIIETTVVSTTLFCCRYVLGYAYSSDKQIVDNVAVMAPLICLSIVMDSIQGVLSGVARGSGWQHIGAYINLGAFYVVGLPVAIILGFVVHLKAKGLWIGIVTGSVVQSTLLSIITGFTNWKKQANKARERIFEGPSSVENRSELNEPKRISDEVVTN; the protein is encoded by the exons ATGGGTGTTGAGAAGATGCAGCTAGGCAGCAGAGAAGAGAAGAGGTGTGAGGAGGTAACATGGGGAGGGTTTGCGGGAGAGCTAAAGAAGGTGGGTTGCTTGGCAGCGCCAATGGTGGTAGCAACAGTGTCACAGTACCTTTTGCAAGTGGCGTCGGTGGTGATGGTCGGACATCTGGGTCAGGTTTCGCTGTCTGCTGTGGCCATTGCCACTGCTCTCACCAATGTTACCGGCTTTAGCCTTCTT TCAGGATTGGCAGGTGGATTGGAAACTCTATGTGGGCAAGCTTATGGAGCACATCAATATGGAAAGCTTGGAATCTATACTTACAGTGCCACCATTTCTCTTGCTTTTGTTTGCCTCCCAATCTGTCTCCTGTGGATCTTCATGGACAAATTACTCATTCTCATAGGCCAAGATCCTTTGATCGCACATGAAGCTCGCAATTACTCAATTTGGCTTATCCCTGGCCTATATGGCAGTGCAATTCTTAAGCCATTGGTCCGGTACTTGCAGACTCAGAGTTTGATTTTTCCAATGCTCATAAGCTCCTTGATAATTCTAGGTTTACATATACCAATATGTTGGAGTCTTGTATTTAAGTTGGAGCTAGGAAACGTAGGAGCAGCGGTGGCCATCAGTATATCCAGTTGGTTGAATGTTGTATTACTGGTGCTGTATGTTAAGTACTCTTCAGCCTGTGAGAAAACCCGCATGTCATTCTCTAAAGATGCTTTCTTTGTTATGGGAGAATTCTTCCATTTTGCTGTCCCAGCTGCTGTAATGGTTTG CCTTAAATGGTGGTCATGTGAGCTGCTTACTTTGCTGTCTGGCCTTTTACCAAATCCAAAGCTGGAGTCTTCAATTCTTGCTATATG CCTTACTATCACTACATTGCATTTCACCATACCATACGGGCTAGGGGCGGTTGCAAG TACTCGAGTGTCGAATGAACTAGGAGCTGGAAATCCACAAGCGGCTCGAGTGGCTGTTTGGGCAGTAATGTTTCTAGCAATCATAGAGACTACTGTTGTAAGCACAACCCTCTTTTGCTGCCGCTATGTTTTGGGATATGCTTACAGCAGCGACAAGCAAATTGTGGACAACGTTGCAGTAATGGCTCCTCTGATCTGTCTCTCCATTGTCATGGACAGCATACAAGGAGTTCTTTCTG GAGTCGCTAGAGGAAGCGGGTGGCAGCATATTGGAGCCTATATTAATCTTGGCGCATTTTATGTTGTGGGACTTCCTGTGGCTATCATACTGGGCTTCGTTGTACATTTGAAAGCTAAGGGACTTTGGATTGGAATAGTAACTGGGTCTGTTGTACAGTCAACTCTTCTTTCTATTATAACAGGTTTCACAAATTGGAAAAAGCAG GCTAACAAGGCCAGAGAGAGGATATTTGAGGGGCCATCTTCAGTAGAGAATAGATCAGAATTGAATGAGCCAAAGAGAATTTCTGATGAAGTTGTGACAAATTGA